A genomic segment from Desulfurispirillum indicum S5 encodes:
- the purE gene encoding 5-(carboxyamino)imidazole ribonucleotide mutase: MAKKAASKSSDSKTLVGILTGSPNDLPKVIKVQETLTELGIHSEVVIASAHRTPAKVFAYIDRAHAEGVEVLIGCAGVAAHLAGVIAGHTRLPVIGLPLGNGPLSGWDSLLSTVQMPPGVPVATVAVDGTRNAAILAARILAIKYPAIDKALAKLAEEDRKRYDQTAEEALAAVSKG; encoded by the coding sequence ATGGCGAAAAAGGCTGCGTCCAAGTCAAGTGATTCAAAAACCCTGGTCGGTATTCTGACCGGAAGTCCCAATGATCTGCCCAAGGTTATCAAGGTTCAGGAGACTCTGACCGAGCTGGGAATTCACAGCGAGGTGGTTATTGCTTCCGCCCACCGGACTCCGGCCAAGGTGTTCGCCTATATCGACCGCGCCCACGCCGAGGGAGTTGAAGTGCTGATCGGCTGCGCTGGTGTGGCCGCCCACCTGGCGGGTGTCATTGCTGGCCATACGCGCCTTCCCGTCATTGGCCTGCCCCTGGGCAATGGTCCTCTCAGCGGCTGGGACAGCCTGCTTTCCACCGTGCAAATGCCTCCAGGGGTTCCCGTGGCAACGGTTGCCGTGGATGGAACGCGCAACGCGGCCATTCTGGCGGCGCGCATTCTGGCCATCAAGTACCCCGCCATTGACAAGGCACTGGCCAAGCTGGCTGAGGAAGATCGCAAGCGCTACGACCAGACAGCCGAAGAAGCGCTGGCAGCTGTAAGCAAAGGGTAA
- a CDS encoding carbonic anhydrase codes for MKDIEGFISGFKRFQNTWLGSDKTLFDELREGQSPKAMLIGCSDSRVDPAILTDCLPGELFIVRNVANLVPPCRPDEGHHGVSAALEYAVCHLNVEHIIVLGHSQCGGIKGLMDGICECSKQSFIGSWVGIAQAAKEKVLKELSHKPVEVQNQACEKAAILLSLENLLSFPWIKERVENGSLELHGWYFDLQAGTLSGLSQETGNFIPLA; via the coding sequence ATGAAAGATATTGAAGGATTTATCTCCGGATTCAAACGTTTCCAGAATACCTGGCTAGGTTCCGACAAAACCCTCTTCGATGAATTGCGGGAAGGACAGAGCCCGAAAGCCATGCTCATCGGCTGCAGCGATTCCCGCGTTGATCCGGCCATTCTCACCGACTGTCTGCCGGGGGAGCTGTTCATTGTACGCAACGTGGCGAACCTGGTTCCTCCCTGCCGGCCCGACGAAGGTCACCACGGGGTCAGTGCGGCGCTGGAATATGCCGTGTGCCACCTGAATGTGGAGCACATCATTGTGCTGGGCCACTCCCAGTGCGGAGGCATCAAGGGGCTGATGGATGGCATCTGCGAGTGCAGCAAGCAGAGTTTCATCGGCAGCTGGGTCGGGATTGCCCAGGCCGCCAAGGAGAAGGTGCTGAAGGAGCTGAGTCACAAACCTGTGGAGGTGCAGAACCAGGCCTGTGAAAAAGCGGCTATCCTGCTCTCCCTGGAAAACCTGCTGAGTTTTCCATGGATAAAGGAGCGGGTGGAAAACGGCTCCCTGGAACTGCACGGCTGGTATTTCGACCTGCAGGCGGGCACCCTTTCGGGCTTGTCTCAGGAGACCGGGAACTTTATCCCGCTGGCCTGA
- the meaB gene encoding methylmalonyl Co-A mutase-associated GTPase MeaB, translating to MTPQQIIEGIHQGKLRALAKAITLIESQRPEDQQRAAAILEELLPRTGRSLRIGISGVPGAGKSTFIEAFGMYLLQQGKKVAVLAVDPSSQISGGSILGDKTRMELLSRETNAFIRPSPSGDTLGGVARKTRESMLLCEAYGFDVIIVETVGVGQSETAVAAMVDFFLLLQLPNAGDELQGIKKGVMEIADGILINKADGDNRPRAELAGRQIENALHIMKPKSANWQVPVHLVSALKKEGMGTVWQMLETYREAMSETGEFEEKRRRQAVDWMWSTVMESLKYSFHHHPKVAALLPQIQQSVAEGVTTPGMAAKRLLETFKRH from the coding sequence ATGACACCCCAGCAAATCATTGAGGGCATCCACCAGGGTAAACTGCGCGCCCTGGCCAAAGCCATAACCCTCATAGAAAGCCAGCGTCCCGAAGACCAGCAGCGGGCGGCCGCCATCCTGGAGGAGCTGCTGCCGCGCACGGGACGCAGCCTGCGCATTGGCATCAGTGGCGTGCCTGGCGCCGGTAAGAGCACCTTTATCGAAGCCTTCGGCATGTACCTGCTGCAGCAGGGCAAAAAGGTGGCCGTGCTGGCCGTGGACCCCTCCTCCCAGATCAGTGGCGGCAGTATCCTGGGCGACAAGACCCGCATGGAGCTGCTGTCGCGGGAGACCAATGCCTTTATCCGCCCTTCCCCCTCCGGCGATACCCTGGGCGGCGTGGCCCGCAAAACCCGCGAATCCATGCTGCTGTGCGAAGCCTACGGCTTTGATGTGATCATTGTGGAAACCGTGGGAGTGGGCCAGTCGGAGACCGCCGTGGCTGCCATGGTGGACTTCTTTTTGCTTCTGCAGCTGCCCAATGCCGGGGATGAACTGCAGGGCATCAAAAAAGGCGTTATGGAAATAGCCGACGGCATCCTCATCAACAAAGCCGATGGCGACAACCGCCCTCGCGCTGAACTGGCAGGGCGCCAGATTGAAAATGCCCTGCACATCATGAAGCCCAAAAGCGCCAACTGGCAGGTTCCCGTCCACCTGGTCAGCGCTCTGAAGAAAGAAGGCATGGGAACCGTCTGGCAGATGCTGGAAACCTATCGTGAGGCCATGAGTGAAACGGGGGAATTCGAGGAAAAGCGCCGTCGCCAGGCCGTGGACTGGATGTGGAGCACCGTGATGGAGAGCCTGAAGTACAGCTTTCACCACCACCCCAAAGTGGCAGCCCTCCTGCCCCAGATTCAGCAAAGTGTGGCCGAAGGCGTGACGACGCCCGGAATGGCGGCCAAAAGGCTCCTGGAAACGTTCAAGCGCCACTGA
- a CDS encoding DUF2294 domain-containing protein, with product MEKTRGQLEAQISDAVIRFEKEYMGRGPLETKTYILDDLVVVRLKGVLTRAECQLAESTDAYNGRDLIKRMRHALLEKGRPMLDAIIHDILGTRVKSLHTDLSTITGERIIIFSLESRPEALPE from the coding sequence ATGGAGAAGACCAGGGGGCAGCTGGAAGCGCAGATCAGCGATGCGGTCATCCGCTTCGAAAAGGAGTATATGGGGCGTGGTCCCCTGGAGACCAAAACCTATATTCTGGACGATCTGGTGGTGGTGCGCCTCAAAGGGGTGCTGACCCGGGCCGAGTGCCAGCTTGCCGAGTCCACCGATGCTTATAATGGGCGCGATCTGATCAAGCGCATGCGTCATGCCCTGCTGGAAAAGGGACGGCCAATGCTGGATGCGATTATCCATGATATTCTCGGCACGCGGGTCAAGAGTCTGCATACGGATCTGAGCACCATAACCGGCGAGCGCATCATCATTTTTTCCCTTGAATCCCGGCCCGAGGCGTTGCCGGAGTAA
- a CDS encoding DUF6624 domain-containing protein, producing the protein MYHHPADELIAMMKEDQHVLQRLFDSGELPSESYHPRMRALHERNTSRLKEIIDCHGWPGISLVGEEAAKAAWLIVQHSVSDPQFMAECAVLLEDAVARADAPGWQLAFLHDRVRTLSGRPQYYGTQFDVDENGWPIPLPIEDAAAVDERRARLGLNSLEERQNQMAEQERKRRASSANTKKCDTG; encoded by the coding sequence ATGTATCACCATCCTGCCGATGAACTGATCGCCATGATGAAGGAGGATCAGCACGTACTGCAGCGGCTTTTCGACTCCGGCGAGCTCCCTTCTGAGTCGTATCACCCCCGAATGAGAGCCCTGCATGAGCGGAATACTTCCCGCCTGAAAGAGATTATTGACTGCCACGGCTGGCCCGGCATTTCACTGGTCGGGGAAGAAGCCGCCAAGGCGGCATGGCTCATCGTCCAGCATTCCGTTTCAGATCCGCAATTCATGGCGGAGTGTGCCGTCCTTCTGGAAGATGCCGTTGCAAGAGCAGATGCGCCTGGCTGGCAGCTGGCATTCCTTCACGATCGGGTGCGGACGTTATCTGGTCGGCCACAGTACTACGGAACGCAGTTTGATGTTGACGAAAACGGCTGGCCGATACCATTGCCCATTGAGGATGCTGCTGCGGTTGATGAACGCCGTGCGCGCCTCGGGCTGAACTCCCTTGAGGAACGCCAGAATCAAATGGCTGAGCAGGAGCGAAAGCGTCGCGCCAGCAGTGCCAACACGAAAAAGTGCGATACCGGCTGA
- a CDS encoding MATE family efflux transporter, with protein MKITSDNKHFLEQAPVSRVFLKYALPSIVTMVFFGLQSLVDGIVVGNHLGPDALGGINIILPLFSIIMVLALIVGIGSQTLVSMELGRRNPEKAQDAMSTGFKAMVGISAMATVLLLLFAEPLIRLMGADERLLPFSLAYLTGLTPFILPLSLCFYSDAMLKALGHPRFSMVIMSLTVVINVLLSLYFVIGLDWGTAGASTATGVAFTVGLLISGSITFNPKQRLSMLKGRFRLPLLLRAAYNGSSEGVSEMAAAATILIINLTVVRLLGADGVAAFTAINYINFMGVLLFLGISDGLIPVLSYNYGARNYERVKRFFRFAAVVNTSIGTVIFILLQVFGGHAILLFFDSSESQAFQIAAEGLHLFAFVFLANGLNMLIIASFTALGEAKNSLVISVLRGLVFLLIGVTVLPVFFGIHGVWLAIPLAEVLSLGVAFLLVRRIYKRLSGEV; from the coding sequence ATGAAAATCACTTCAGATAACAAGCACTTTCTAGAGCAAGCCCCGGTCAGCCGGGTCTTCCTGAAATACGCGCTGCCAAGTATCGTCACGATGGTGTTTTTTGGCTTGCAGAGCCTGGTGGATGGTATTGTGGTGGGCAATCATCTGGGTCCGGACGCCCTGGGCGGAATAAACATCATCCTGCCACTCTTCAGCATCATCATGGTGCTGGCGCTGATCGTCGGTATCGGGAGCCAGACCCTGGTCAGTATGGAGCTGGGGCGCAGGAATCCCGAAAAGGCGCAGGACGCTATGTCCACTGGCTTCAAGGCCATGGTGGGCATCAGCGCAATGGCCACGGTGTTGCTGCTGCTGTTCGCAGAACCTCTGATCAGGCTGATGGGCGCTGACGAGCGACTGCTGCCATTCTCCCTTGCCTACCTTACAGGGCTGACGCCGTTCATCCTGCCGCTGAGTTTGTGTTTTTATTCCGATGCCATGCTCAAAGCGCTGGGGCACCCCAGGTTTTCCATGGTCATCATGTCGCTGACCGTTGTGATCAATGTACTGCTCAGCCTGTACTTTGTGATCGGGCTGGACTGGGGAACTGCTGGAGCAAGCACGGCCACAGGGGTGGCCTTCACCGTGGGACTGCTGATCTCCGGCAGTATTACCTTCAACCCCAAACAGCGGCTCTCAATGCTGAAAGGTCGTTTTCGCCTGCCACTCCTGCTGCGCGCCGCCTACAACGGCTCATCGGAAGGCGTTTCAGAAATGGCGGCGGCAGCCACTATCCTGATCATCAACCTCACTGTCGTGCGGCTTCTGGGAGCCGATGGGGTGGCCGCGTTCACGGCGATCAACTACATCAACTTCATGGGTGTGCTGCTGTTCCTGGGTATTTCAGATGGCCTGATCCCGGTGCTGAGTTATAATTACGGCGCCAGAAATTATGAGCGTGTCAAGCGCTTCTTCCGCTTTGCCGCAGTGGTCAACACGAGCATCGGCACCGTGATATTCATCCTGCTGCAGGTATTTGGGGGCCACGCAATCCTGCTGTTCTTCGACAGCAGCGAAAGCCAGGCGTTTCAGATTGCCGCCGAGGGCTTGCACCTCTTTGCTTTCGTGTTTCTGGCCAACGGGCTCAATATGCTGATCATTGCCTCCTTCACCGCATTGGGTGAAGCGAAGAATTCACTCGTCATTTCGGTGCTGCGCGGGTTGGTATTCTTGCTGATCGGAGTCACCGTACTGCCAGTATTTTTCGGCATTCATGGTGTCTGGCTGGCAATCCCACTGGCGGAAGTGCTGTCACTTGGCGTAGCGTTCCTGCTGGTTCGCAGGATTTACAAAAGATTGTCTGGAGAGGTATAG
- the scpA gene encoding methylmalonyl-CoA mutase: MSEFPHKSLQDWESLAKKECKKESLDHLTWRTPENIDMKPLWTAEDMEGVQHTNTLPGFAPYIRGPRATMYTGRPWTIRQYAGFSTAEESNAFYKRNLAAGQQGLSVAFDLATHRGYDSDHPRVVGDVGKAGVAIDSVEDMKILFGDIPLDQVSVSMTMNGAVLPILAGYIVAAEEQGVTQEQLAGTIQNDILKEFMVRNTYIYPPEPSMRIIADIIEYTSQYMPRFNSISISGYHIQEAGANAVQELAFTLADGLEYVRCALGKGLDVDAFAPRLSFFFAIGMNFYTEVAKLRAARFLWAKLMQQFNPKNPQSSALRTHCQTSGWSLTEQDPYNNVIRTTIEAMAAVMGGTQSLHTNALDEAIALPTDHSARIARNTQLIIQEESNVCRIVDPWAGSYMMENLTQKLIDEAMALINEIERMGGMTKAVESGMPKLQIEETAARKQARIDRAEDVIVGVNKYRVAEEDPIEVLDIDNTAVRQSQIKRLEAIRASRDSAAVQKALDALTQAATDNSGNLLDLAVQATRVRATVGEISDALETVYGRHNAHTQMISGVYGSSYEGDTMFAELQKATEEFARKHGRRPRILVAKMGQDGHDRGAKVVATGLADIGFDVDMGPLFQTPEESAKMAVENDVHVVAVSSLAAGHKTLVPQLAAELKKLGADDIIIVVGGVIPRKDYDDLYAAGASCIFGPGTKITDSAKRILEVLDKQ; encoded by the coding sequence ATGAGCGAATTTCCCCACAAAAGTCTGCAGGACTGGGAAAGCCTGGCCAAGAAGGAGTGCAAGAAGGAGAGTCTGGATCATCTGACCTGGCGCACTCCGGAGAATATTGACATGAAACCCCTCTGGACCGCCGAGGACATGGAGGGAGTACAGCATACCAATACCCTGCCGGGATTCGCTCCCTACATTCGCGGTCCACGCGCCACCATGTATACCGGGCGTCCCTGGACCATTCGCCAGTACGCGGGTTTTTCAACGGCGGAGGAGTCCAACGCATTTTATAAGCGGAATCTGGCGGCAGGTCAGCAGGGCCTTTCCGTCGCCTTTGACCTGGCGACCCACCGGGGGTACGATTCCGATCATCCCCGCGTGGTGGGCGATGTGGGCAAAGCCGGAGTAGCCATTGATTCCGTGGAAGATATGAAGATTCTCTTCGGCGATATCCCCCTGGATCAGGTTTCCGTCTCCATGACTATGAATGGCGCGGTGCTGCCGATTCTGGCAGGCTACATCGTGGCCGCTGAAGAGCAGGGCGTCACCCAGGAGCAGCTGGCGGGAACCATTCAGAATGACATTCTCAAGGAATTCATGGTCCGCAACACCTATATTTATCCCCCTGAACCCTCCATGCGCATTATTGCCGATATTATCGAGTACACCTCCCAATACATGCCCCGCTTCAACTCTATCTCCATCTCCGGATACCATATTCAGGAGGCGGGAGCCAATGCCGTGCAGGAGCTGGCCTTCACCCTGGCCGATGGTCTGGAGTATGTGCGCTGCGCCCTTGGCAAAGGGCTGGATGTGGACGCCTTCGCGCCACGCCTCTCCTTCTTCTTCGCCATCGGCATGAATTTTTACACTGAAGTCGCCAAGCTGCGCGCTGCCCGCTTCCTGTGGGCCAAGCTCATGCAGCAGTTCAATCCAAAAAATCCCCAGTCATCGGCCCTGCGCACCCACTGCCAGACTTCGGGCTGGTCGCTGACCGAGCAGGACCCCTACAACAACGTTATCCGCACTACCATCGAGGCCATGGCGGCGGTCATGGGCGGCACCCAGTCCCTGCACACCAATGCCCTGGACGAAGCCATTGCCCTGCCCACTGACCACTCGGCCCGCATTGCCCGCAATACCCAGCTTATCATTCAGGAAGAGAGCAATGTCTGCCGCATCGTTGACCCCTGGGCCGGCTCCTATATGATGGAAAACCTGACCCAGAAGCTCATCGATGAAGCCATGGCGCTGATCAACGAAATTGAGCGCATGGGTGGCATGACCAAGGCCGTTGAATCGGGCATGCCCAAGCTGCAGATCGAAGAGACCGCTGCCCGCAAGCAGGCCCGCATCGACCGTGCTGAAGACGTCATCGTCGGTGTCAATAAATACCGCGTGGCGGAGGAAGATCCCATTGAAGTTCTGGACATCGACAACACCGCCGTGCGTCAGTCCCAGATCAAGCGCCTCGAAGCCATCCGCGCCAGCCGCGACAGCGCAGCGGTGCAAAAGGCCCTGGACGCCCTGACCCAGGCCGCCACCGACAACAGTGGCAACCTGCTGGATCTTGCCGTACAGGCTACCCGCGTGCGTGCCACGGTGGGCGAAATCTCCGACGCCCTGGAAACAGTCTACGGACGCCACAATGCCCATACCCAGATGATCTCTGGCGTCTACGGCAGCTCCTATGAGGGTGACACCATGTTTGCAGAACTGCAGAAAGCGACAGAAGAATTCGCCCGTAAGCATGGCCGCCGTCCCCGCATCCTGGTTGCCAAAATGGGTCAGGATGGACATGATCGCGGTGCCAAGGTCGTTGCCACCGGCCTGGCCGACATCGGCTTTGACGTGGACATGGGGCCGCTGTTCCAGACCCCCGAAGAGAGTGCAAAAATGGCTGTGGAAAACGACGTGCACGTGGTAGCCGTTTCCAGCCTGGCCGCCGGACACAAAACCCTGGTGCCCCAGCTGGCCGCCGAGTTGAAAAAACTGGGCGCAGACGATATCATCATCGTCGTGGGTGGCGTCATCCCCCGCAAGGACTACGATGACCTCTACGCCGCCGGAGCCAGCTGCATTTTCGGACCGGGCACCAAAATCACCGATTCGGCCAAGCGCATCCTGGAAGTCCTGGATAAGCAGTAA